Proteins from a genomic interval of Nostoc sp. TCL240-02:
- a CDS encoding CTB family bacteriocin has protein sequence MSDNIKPVELSAEELDNVAGGAFSFVDADNYNALDQQIGETVLGPHGGIGSSTAQQTTVSHQSLHEIKATGLFPTTLEK, from the coding sequence ATGTCTGACAACATTAAGCCCGTAGAATTATCTGCTGAAGAATTAGACAACGTTGCTGGTGGTGCTTTTAGCTTCGTCGATGCTGACAACTACAACGCATTGGATCAACAAATTGGTGAAACCGTTCTTGGTCCTCATGGTGGGATTGGCTCTTCCACTGCTCAACAAACTACTGTATCTCATCAAAGTTTGCACGAAATCAAAGCAACTGGCTTGTTTCCTACCACTCTTGAAAAGTAG
- a CDS encoding CTB family bacteriocin, which translates to MSDNIKPVELSAEELDNVAGGAFSFVDADNYNALDQQIGETVLGPHGGIGSSTAQQTTVSHQSLHEIKATGLFPTTLES; encoded by the coding sequence ATGTCTGACAACATTAAGCCCGTAGAATTATCTGCTGAAGAATTAGACAACGTTGCTGGTGGTGCTTTTAGCTTCGTCGATGCTGACAACTACAACGCATTGGATCAACAAATTGGTGAAACCGTTCTTGGTCCTCATGGTGGGATTGGCTCTTCCACTGCTCAACAAACTACTGTATCTCATCAAAGTTTGCACGAAATCAAAGCAACTGGCTTGTTTCCTACCACTCTTGAAAGTTAG
- a CDS encoding CTB family bacteriocin has translation MSDNIKPVELSAEELDNVAGGAFSFVDADNYNALDQQIGETVLGPHGGIGSSTAQQTTVSHQSLHEIKATGFFPSTLESY, from the coding sequence ATGTCTGACAACATTAAACCCGTAGAATTATCTGCTGAAGAATTAGACAACGTTGCTGGTGGTGCTTTTAGCTTTGTCGATGCTGACAACTACAACGCATTGGATCAACAAATTGGTGAAACCGTTCTTGGTCCTCATGGCGGGATTGGATCTTCTACCGCTCAACAAACTACTGTATCTCATCAAAGTTTGCACGAAATCAAAGCAACTGGTTTCTTTCCTTCCACTCTTGAAAGTTACTAA
- a CDS encoding CTB family bacteriocin, whose protein sequence is MSDNIKPVELSAEELDNVAGGAFSFVDAHNFNFSDKQSSAVIIGADGGIASFNSQETTISQQDLHEIKFTGEEFPSGIPSNFLGS, encoded by the coding sequence ATGTCTGATAACATTAAGCCCGTAGAATTATCTGCTGAAGAATTGGACAACGTTGCTGGTGGTGCTTTTAGCTTTGTCGATGCTCACAACTTCAACTTTTCAGATAAGCAAAGTAGTGCAGTGATTATCGGTGCTGATGGCGGCATTGCATCCTTCAACAGTCAGGAAACTACTATATCTCAACAAGATTTGCATGAAATCAAATTCACTGGAGAAGAATTCCCTAGCGGAATTCCTAGTAATTTTCTAGGCTCATAA
- a CDS encoding bacteriocin → MENKKQNESQELSAQELANISGGIAVGEHYPGDYPTDNPYSNVAEAIAKKLENIKFPSWNDNKPISVEPNEGRGD, encoded by the coding sequence ATGGAAAACAAAAAGCAAAATGAATCACAAGAGCTATCGGCTCAAGAACTCGCAAATATTTCGGGTGGTATTGCCGTAGGTGAGCATTATCCAGGCGATTATCCTACTGACAATCCATATAGCAATGTAGCTGAAGCGATCGCAAAAAAGCTTGAGAATATAAAGTTTCCTTCTTGGAATGACAATAAACCAATAAGCGTTGAGCCGAATGAAGGTCGCGGTGATTGA
- a CDS encoding cyclic nucleotide-binding domain-containing protein: MTEVLLKELTNSDIDWILATGQREEITAGTILIRQGTPVDALYILLDGALSVSVAQADDNPIGRAFAALEGGELSGREVALLANGEVVGEMPFLASYQSSTTVKAARKSLVLMIPQQQLIQKLQEDVTFAAHFYRAIAVLLSHRLEQMIGQIGQSTVVLFQPQIREILFTFAELNDSDIGWMIVAGNAMRLPAGTVLFQAGRPVDALYILLDGKMVASIAEDTSNPLTRAFSTLEQTDHIEREFAQLSRGDIVGETPFVEASPPAMTIRAVEDATVLSIPRWRLSAKLLHDVGFAARFYRVLAILLADKQQGIINSLGYGRINYSSGKSLDERLTYEDELSSSFLAQVTLAGTRFDWMLKQIRGN; encoded by the coding sequence ATGACAGAAGTTCTACTTAAGGAACTGACAAATAGCGATATTGACTGGATCTTGGCAACGGGTCAAAGAGAAGAAATTACTGCTGGTACGATCCTCATCCGCCAGGGAACACCTGTTGATGCTCTCTATATTTTGCTTGATGGCGCATTAAGCGTTTCTGTCGCTCAGGCTGACGATAATCCCATTGGTCGGGCATTTGCAGCCCTTGAAGGTGGTGAACTATCTGGACGAGAGGTTGCGTTGCTGGCAAATGGTGAAGTTGTAGGAGAAATGCCTTTTTTAGCCTCCTACCAATCTTCAACTACAGTCAAAGCCGCTAGAAAGTCCCTGGTGTTGATGATTCCTCAGCAGCAGTTGATTCAAAAATTGCAAGAAGATGTGACGTTTGCAGCCCATTTTTATCGAGCGATCGCAGTTCTACTTTCTCACCGATTAGAGCAGATGATCGGTCAAATTGGCCAAAGCACAGTCGTGCTTTTTCAGCCCCAAATTCGAGAAATCTTATTTACATTTGCAGAATTAAATGATAGCGATATTGGTTGGATGATTGTTGCAGGTAATGCCATGAGACTTCCTGCGGGAACGGTGTTGTTTCAAGCCGGAAGACCCGTTGACGCTCTCTATATTTTATTAGATGGCAAGATGGTGGCTTCCATTGCTGAAGATACAAGCAATCCTCTCACCCGCGCCTTTTCAACTTTAGAACAGACAGATCATATCGAACGGGAGTTTGCTCAATTATCACGGGGTGACATAGTTGGCGAAACGCCCTTTGTCGAAGCCAGTCCACCTGCGATGACAATTCGGGCGGTTGAGGATGCGACTGTGTTATCGATTCCCAGATGGCGGCTTTCTGCCAAATTGTTACACGATGTGGGTTTTGCTGCCCGATTTTATCGAGTCTTAGCGATTTTGTTAGCAGATAAACAGCAAGGAATCATCAATAGTCTGGGTTACGGCAGGATTAATTATAGCTCAGGTAAATCTTTAGATGAACGCTTGACTTATGAAGATGAACTGAGTTCTAGCTTTTTGGCTCAAGTGACACTGGCGGGGACTCGATTTGATTGGATGCTGAAGCAGATTCGCGGTAATTGA
- a CDS encoding NHLP bacteriocin system secretion protein — MVTTNKSNLFRKEALDRLSSPERLDQLMQVVQPKKWIPLTAMGSLIAVGLVWSVFGRIPITVAGQGVVVFPSKVVGFQSPSSGQILMLFVRTGDEVKKGQVLATIDQTELQDKLKLARVKLAQLQEQDQNANSLQLQRTVLDKGAIGQQRQALLQTLKTTQSLTPILRSKGLESIRQERQNLQEQLQTTRDLMPTFKERFDIRQKLREEGAVSSDTVLQAQQEFLNSKTKINEIESQLKQLNVKEADAEREFLANINSTKELQAQLAVLDSKFAGQAEQDLAISTNRRKEIQDTQRAIAELKSEIKANSQVTSNFNGRILELSAVPGQTLEKGARIGTIEARDSGNKLVGVAFFPVSEGKKIQKGMELQVTPSTVKRERFGGIIGKVTSISAFPVSKESASSVVGGLEVLQGLTTEGAQIQVFAELEPDPSTKSHFRWSSSKGPNSQITPGTTTSVRVKVDEQSPISFVFPILRSWSGMY, encoded by the coding sequence ATGGTAACGACCAACAAAAGCAATCTATTCCGCAAAGAAGCACTCGATCGTTTATCCTCCCCGGAGCGGCTCGATCAACTCATGCAGGTGGTTCAACCAAAGAAGTGGATTCCGTTAACTGCGATGGGATCTCTAATTGCCGTTGGACTTGTTTGGAGTGTTTTTGGTCGCATTCCCATTACCGTAGCTGGACAAGGCGTAGTGGTTTTTCCTAGCAAAGTCGTTGGATTCCAGTCTCCTAGTTCCGGGCAGATTCTCATGCTTTTTGTTCGTACAGGCGATGAGGTGAAGAAAGGACAGGTACTAGCGACAATTGACCAAACTGAACTTCAAGATAAGTTGAAACTTGCACGAGTCAAGCTTGCTCAACTTCAGGAACAAGACCAAAATGCCAATTCTCTGCAACTTCAGCGAACGGTTTTAGATAAGGGGGCGATTGGGCAACAACGTCAAGCACTCCTGCAAACTCTCAAAACAACCCAATCACTAACGCCAATTCTCAGAAGTAAAGGTCTGGAGTCGATTCGGCAAGAGCGTCAGAACTTACAGGAACAGTTGCAGACAACGCGAGATTTGATGCCCACGTTCAAAGAACGATTTGACATTCGCCAAAAGTTACGCGAAGAAGGAGCAGTTTCGAGTGATACCGTTCTTCAGGCACAACAGGAATTTCTCAATAGTAAAACCAAAATCAATGAAATCGAATCGCAACTGAAACAACTCAATGTTAAAGAAGCTGATGCAGAACGAGAATTTTTAGCAAATATCAATTCAACAAAAGAACTGCAAGCACAGTTAGCAGTACTAGATAGTAAGTTTGCTGGACAAGCAGAACAAGATTTAGCTATTTCTACTAATCGCAGAAAAGAAATTCAAGACACCCAGCGAGCGATCGCAGAATTAAAATCAGAAATCAAAGCAAACAGTCAGGTTACTAGCAATTTCAATGGACGAATTCTAGAACTTTCTGCTGTTCCTGGACAAACCCTGGAAAAGGGCGCTCGCATTGGCACAATCGAAGCTAGAGACTCTGGGAATAAGTTAGTTGGAGTGGCATTCTTCCCGGTCAGCGAAGGCAAAAAGATTCAAAAAGGTATGGAGTTGCAAGTCACTCCTTCGACCGTTAAACGAGAACGCTTTGGTGGTATTATCGGGAAAGTCACAAGTATTTCTGCATTTCCGGTTAGTAAGGAAAGCGCATCAAGTGTTGTCGGTGGTCTAGAAGTTTTACAAGGGTTAACCACAGAAGGCGCACAAATTCAAGTTTTTGCGGAACTTGAGCCAGATCCCTCGACTAAAAGCCATTTTCGGTGGTCATCCTCTAAAGGGCCAAATAGCCAAATTACACCGGGAACCACTACCTCAGTCCGTGTGAAAGTGGATGAACAATCCCCGATTTCCTTTGTGTTTCCGATTCTGCGATCGTGGAGTGGAATGTATTGA
- a CDS encoding NHLP family bacteriocin export ABC transporter peptidase/permease/ATPase subunit: protein MRQIQSQIGLRFKKIQRLISRPDRRRRTPTLLQMEAVECGAAALGIILGYYDRIVPLAELRQACGVSRDGSKASNILNAARSYGLQAKGFKVDLAGLRKLQCPYIVFWNFNHFLIVEGFGKDKVYLNDPATGPRTVSLPEFDQSFTGVVLVGEPSAEFQPGGRKPSLTLSLWDRLQSSLGALIYCVIAGLLLVIPGLAIPAFSQAFVDNVLIEGRSDWLRPLILGMILTAILNGFLTLLQLQFLRRMKIKLAVGMSSRFLWHILRLPVSFYDQRFAGEISSRVRLNDSLANLLSGRLATTVISAFTVIFYAAVMLQYDVVLTAIGIAFVIVNVSVWRWVSRQRVDANLRLMQEQGKVNGVAISGLQSMETLKASGLESEFFSRWAGYYAKAINARQEMDTTNQNLGVLPSFLTSITSMLLLAVGGLRVMDGVLSIGMLIAFQALMQRFLEPVNNLVSLAGELQEMEGNLGRLDDVLRNPIDPAVERDFSISPTQLPAANVRLQGYVELRNITFGYNRSAPPLIENFSLSLKPGQRVALVGGSGSGKSTVAKLVCGLYEQWAGEILFDGKPRKHIPRSILTNSIALVEQDISLFAGTVRDNLTLWDSTVPFSNLVRACKDAAIQDVVLSMPGGYNADLAEGASNLSGGQRQRLEIARTLVNNPAILVMDEATSALDAEAEKTIDQRLRERGCTCVIVAHRLSTIRDCDEIIVFDRGKVVQRGSHEELQQVEGKYLQLIRSEGEAAQEE, encoded by the coding sequence ATGCGGCAAATTCAATCACAAATTGGGCTACGATTTAAAAAAATTCAACGGCTCATTAGCCGTCCCGATCGCCGTCGTCGGACTCCCACCCTCTTACAAATGGAGGCAGTAGAATGCGGTGCAGCCGCACTGGGGATTATTTTAGGCTATTACGATCGCATTGTCCCCCTTGCAGAACTCCGTCAAGCTTGTGGTGTTTCACGAGATGGCAGTAAAGCATCTAATATTCTCAATGCGGCTCGTAGCTACGGATTACAGGCAAAAGGCTTTAAGGTCGATTTGGCTGGGTTACGCAAACTGCAATGTCCTTATATTGTCTTTTGGAATTTCAACCATTTTCTAATAGTCGAAGGATTTGGCAAAGACAAAGTTTATCTTAACGATCCTGCCACTGGGCCGCGCACAGTTTCACTCCCAGAATTCGATCAGTCTTTTACCGGGGTAGTACTAGTTGGTGAACCGAGTGCAGAATTCCAGCCAGGAGGACGGAAACCGAGCCTGACATTATCCTTATGGGATCGATTGCAGAGTTCTCTGGGAGCGTTGATTTATTGTGTGATCGCCGGCTTGCTGTTAGTGATTCCCGGATTAGCCATCCCTGCGTTCTCCCAAGCCTTTGTTGATAATGTCTTGATTGAAGGCAGAAGTGATTGGTTGCGACCATTAATTTTAGGGATGATCCTCACAGCCATATTGAATGGTTTTTTAACATTGCTTCAGTTGCAATTTCTGCGACGCATGAAAATTAAGCTAGCGGTGGGGATGTCTAGCCGATTTTTGTGGCATATTCTACGGCTACCAGTGAGTTTTTACGATCAACGATTTGCTGGAGAAATTAGTAGCCGTGTCCGCCTCAACGATAGCTTGGCAAACCTGCTTTCAGGAAGATTAGCGACGACAGTAATCTCAGCCTTCACCGTTATCTTTTATGCCGCAGTCATGTTGCAATATGATGTCGTTCTGACTGCGATCGGCATTGCCTTTGTAATCGTGAATGTCAGCGTGTGGCGATGGGTTTCACGGCAGCGCGTTGATGCCAACTTGCGATTAATGCAAGAACAAGGCAAGGTCAATGGCGTAGCGATTTCTGGACTGCAAAGTATGGAAACGCTCAAAGCATCCGGGCTAGAGTCAGAATTCTTTTCGCGGTGGGCAGGTTATTACGCTAAGGCAATTAATGCCCGCCAAGAAATGGATACGACTAATCAAAACCTGGGTGTGTTGCCGTCATTTCTCACCTCCATTACATCCATGCTTTTGCTAGCGGTGGGAGGGCTACGGGTAATGGATGGCGTACTCAGTATTGGGATGCTCATTGCCTTTCAAGCCTTGATGCAAAGATTTTTAGAGCCTGTAAATAATCTGGTGAGTTTAGCGGGTGAACTCCAGGAAATGGAAGGCAATTTGGGTCGGTTAGATGATGTGTTACGCAATCCGATCGACCCTGCCGTAGAGCGAGACTTTAGTATATCGCCAACTCAACTACCTGCCGCAAACGTTCGGCTTCAGGGTTATGTTGAACTCCGTAATATCACCTTTGGCTATAACCGCTCTGCACCTCCCTTAATCGAAAATTTCAGTCTTTCACTTAAACCCGGTCAACGTGTTGCTTTAGTTGGTGGCAGTGGTTCGGGTAAGTCAACCGTTGCCAAGCTGGTGTGTGGATTATACGAACAGTGGGCAGGAGAGATTTTATTTGATGGTAAACCCAGAAAACATATTCCGCGATCGATTCTCACTAATTCAATTGCCCTAGTTGAGCAAGATATCTCGCTTTTTGCAGGTACTGTGCGCGACAATCTCACGCTTTGGGATTCGACTGTGCCTTTTAGTAACCTGGTTCGCGCTTGTAAAGATGCTGCTATTCAGGATGTTGTGCTTTCCATGCCTGGAGGTTACAACGCTGACCTTGCAGAAGGGGCATCTAATTTGAGCGGTGGACAGCGACAAAGATTAGAAATTGCCCGCACTTTAGTGAATAATCCAGCGATTTTGGTGATGGATGAAGCTACCAGTGCGCTAGATGCTGAGGCAGAAAAAACGATCGATCAGAGACTCCGGGAGCGTGGCTGTACTTGTGTAATTGTGGCGCATCGGTTAAGCACAATTCGCGATTGTGACGAAATTATTGTCTTCGATCGCGGCAAGGTGGTGCAACGGGGTAGCCATGAGGAATTGCAGCAGGTTGAAGGTAAGTATTTGCAATTAATTCGCAGTGAAGGGGAAGCGGCTCAGGAGGAGTGA